The window GAATAATTTTATGTATTTTGAATTTGTTTCTTCCTACAGTTTCAATATGTAATTGCATTCCATCTAATTCAACATCTTTACATTTGGTAATCTTTGCAATTGTACCGATTAATTTTGGAGCAGTCCATCCACTAATTGAATTATTTACATCAATTAGGCATACACCAAATTGACCATCTCCTAGCATACAATCATCAACTAATTGCTTGTAGCGTGGTTCAAAAATTCTAAGTGGTAATTCTTGTCTAGGAAATAGTACTAAGTCCAATGGAAAAATAGGTAAAATTTTTGTTTGAGTCAAACTGTTATTATTGTTACTTCACTAGATATATGGAATACGCAATCAATTTTAATTATGAAATAGATTTTAAAAATTAGTATCCATTTTCATTGAGAATTAATCCCAATAAAGCTGCTCGTGTATGTTTTCCATATTCTGCTTGCTCAAAATACTTTGCATTTTTAGTGTTATCAACATCTGTAGAAATTTCATCTAATCTTGGTAATGGATGTAAGATTATAGAATCATCTTTCATTTTTTGTAGTAAATCTAATCCCACAACATAACTTCCTTTTACCTTAAGATATTCTTCCTCATCAGGAAATCTTTCTTTTTGTATTCGTGTAACATAAAGAACATCAAGTTCATCAATATGTTCTTCAATGTTAGTTGATTCAGTAAAGGACAATCGTTTTTTTATTTCATAGACAGAATCGGATCTTATTCTTAATGATTCAGGTGAGATTAAATGGACATCAACATCATAGTTTCCGAGCCCATATAGAAGAGAGTAAACTGTTCGCCCATATTTCAGATCTCCTATAATTCCTATTTTGAGACCATCAATCTTTTTCTTTTCTTTTCTAATTGTAAACAAATCTTGAATTGCTTGAGTAGGATGTTCTTCTGTTCCACTTCCAGCATTAATTACTGGTTTGGAAGAAATTTCAGCTGCAAATCTACTAGAGCCATCTAGAGGATGTCTCAATACAAGTACATCTGAATAATTTGACATTATTCTAACAGTATCTGCAAGACTCTCTCCTTTTTTTGTAGATGAAGAAGAGATGTCAGAAATTCCCAGGGAATTACCACCTACTGAAGCCATAGCAGCATCAAAACTAAGACGAGTTCTAGTGCTTGGTTCGTAGAAGAGATAACCAAGTGTATTTCCTTTACAGATTTCCCTTCTATCTATAGGACCAAGTTTCATTATTTTATCAGTAGATGCAAATATTTGTTCAAGTTGAGCCTTGTTAAAGTCCTTGATTGAAATTATATCTTTTTTGTAGAATTCGTTCATTCTTTCAATGATATATACAGGTGACTATACAAAGTATTCTGATGCAAGAGTCCGAACTTATGGTTCGACGAATAAAAGAAGGAACAGTATTGGACCATATTGATGAGGGAAAAGGCCTTCAAGTTCTAAATGCTTTAAGAATTGATGGAAAGGATGGCAGTCTCATCACTATTGCTCTAAATGTCCCCAGTGGAAAATTTAAGAAAAAAGATATCATAAAGGTAGAAAATAAATTTCTAAAAGATGACGATACAAACATGCTTTCAGTCATTGCACCAAAAGCAACGATCAATATCATCAAAGACTACAAGCTAGTTGAAAAACGAAGAGTTGCACTTCCAAATGAAATAGATAGAATTTTTCGTTGTTCAAATCCAGATTGCATTACAAATAGTACTGAGCATATAGAATCAGTGATGGATGTTATTGACAAAGAAGGAAGAGTACTCAAATGTAGATATTGTTCAAGAGTATTAGATGTAAACAAATTAAAATATAATTAAATTAAAAATTTGAAAAAAATGTATCTTTAGGGCTTATTGTCCTAGGATGATGAACATCATGACTATGCCGTAGATAGCGATTGATTCTACCATACCAACAAAGATGAATACCTTTGACTGCAGTGCAGGGTTTTCACTAATTACAGCAAGACCTGCTGCACCCACTTGACCTAAACCAATACCTGCTCCGGCTGCTGCTAAGCCAAATGCCAAACCAGCACCTAATAGTTTCATAGATGAGCTGTTGTTTACTTCAACTGTTTCAGATTGTGCATAAGCAAGTCCAGTTAAGCCAGTTGCAGAAATTGCAATTACTGCCAAAAGTAACAAGACTAGAGTTTTCATTTACGAAATTCTTCTCCTAGGTCCATATTTAAATCATGATGTGATTTTAAATTTAAATTTGATCTAAAGTTTTCTTTTTGAATGATGCCAAATCGCTTTTAATTGATTTTGCAAAATTTTCGTGATCTTGTTCTAATACCTTTTTAGACTGTTCAATTAATTTTTTGATTTCTTCTTTTGCCATTATTTTCTACTTTCCATCTTTGCCTTCACTTTTTTTAACTTTGCGAATTCTTCTCTTTCTCTTTCCTCAAGAGTTGCAAGAATAAATCGAATTTTTTGCTGATATTGTGGGATAATTACATTTTCTAATGCATTTAGTAATTTTTGTGTTTTTTCAAGTGCTTTTGCAAGACTGAAAATCGAATTTTCATATTCTGCAGCTTTACAAATTTTTGGAAGAAGTTCTTTGATTTGTTTTGCTGCCCTATCAATTGATGAGTTGGTATCTGCAAAACCATAAGGCATTGATTTAGTATCTTTTTCTCTTACAGTAAGGGCAGGAATTTTTACATCTACAACTCTTCTTGTATGAACATCAACTTCCATTACTGGTGGAGTAGATTCTGCTACAGAGTCAACAGTACTAGTTCCTAATGCCAAATATGCCTCATTAACGGATTTGTAAATATCTTGCAAGGGTTCCCATATTCCACCCCTAGCTTTTGAGGCTTCTTCAATCATTTCTTCAATATTTTTTAAAAGAACTTTACGTTTATCATCTAAAATTTTCTGAACCATTTTAGCAACTTGGCTTGATTTTTTATATTTTAGAAGTTCGATTTTTGTTGCAGCTACATTTTGTCCAAAAGACATGCTGCTAGTTTTCCTGATAGTATTGGTCTATGTATTTGTCTTTAATCTTAGTAATCTCATTCTTTGGAAGTTTTGAAACAATCTTCCATAATAAAGTAAGAGTCTCTTCAATGGTTCTGTTTTCATCAGTTGCTTGAGAAAGAAATTCTTTTTCAAACACATCACCAACATCCATGTATTTTAAGTCAATTTCAGTCAAACCTGCTTTACCAACAATTCCTGCCAATGCTCTTACTTCTTGAGCCCGAGAATATGCATCATACACTTGGTTAGATACTTCACTGTGATCTGCTCTTGTACTTCCCTCTCCAATTCCGTCTTTCATTAATCTGCTAAGACTCATCAAAATATTGATTGGTGGATAAACACCTTGTCTAAACAAATCTCTTCCAAGGACAACTTGACCCTCTGTAATGTATCCAGTAAGATCAGGAATTGGGTGAGTAATATCATCAGAAGGCATTGATAAGATTGGAACTTGGGTAACACTACCTTTTCTTCCGTTTAATTTTCCTGCTCTTTCATAAATTGTTGAAAGATCTGTGTAAAGATAACCAGGATAACCTTTTCTTCCGGGTACTTCTTCTCTTGCTGCACTAATTTCTCTTAATG is drawn from Candidatus Nitrosarchaeum limnium SFB1 and contains these coding sequences:
- a CDS encoding aspartate carbamoyltransferase: MNEFYKKDIISIKDFNKAQLEQIFASTDKIMKLGPIDRREICKGNTLGYLFYEPSTRTRLSFDAAMASVGGNSLGISDISSSSTKKGESLADTVRIMSNYSDVLVLRHPLDGSSRFAAEISSKPVINAGSGTEEHPTQAIQDLFTIRKEKKKIDGLKIGIIGDLKYGRTVYSLLYGLGNYDVDVHLISPESLRIRSDSVYEIKKRLSFTESTNIEEHIDELDVLYVTRIQKERFPDEEEYLKVKGSYVVGLDLLQKMKDDSIILHPLPRLDEISTDVDNTKNAKYFEQAEYGKHTRAALLGLILNENGY
- a CDS encoding aspartate carbamoyltransferase regulatory subunit — translated: MVRRIKEGTVLDHIDEGKGLQVLNALRIDGKDGSLITIALNVPSGKFKKKDIIKVENKFLKDDDTNMLSVIAPKATINIIKDYKLVEKRRVALPNEIDRIFRCSNPDCITNSTEHIESVMDVIDKEGRVLKCRYCSRVLDVNKLKYN
- a CDS encoding H+transporting two-sector ATPase C subunit is translated as MKTLVLLLLAVIAISATGLTGLAYAQSETVEVNNSSSMKLLGAGLAFGLAAAGAGIGLGQVGAAGLAVISENPALQSKVFIFVGMVESIAIYGIVMMFIILGQ
- a CDS encoding V-type ATPase, D subunit; the protein is MSFGQNVAATKIELLKYKKSSQVAKMVQKILDDKRKVLLKNIEEMIEEASKARGGIWEPLQDIYKSVNEAYLALGTSTVDSVAESTPPVMEVDVHTRRVVDVKIPALTVREKDTKSMPYGFADTNSSIDRAAKQIKELLPKICKAAEYENSIFSLAKALEKTQKLLNALENVIIPQYQQKIRFILATLEEREREEFAKLKKVKAKMESRK